ttcaatccacctggtccactctctgagtctatagtatgactggtccgcccgcactgggccttcagtcggcctggtccactctccgagcctcggcacgtttggtccgccctcttggggcctacagcctatccggaccgctcgctgggcctttgggataaccggtccgccctgggtatgttggcctacagcacaaagcaggtcccgcctcaacctaaccccagtccaacaaccatgtgcacataaacattcaatcatataacatatcacatctaatcaaaccgatctaacatatcacatagcataacatcatcctaaccaggataccgacctaaccggttactagcataacatcatcctacataccaggattccgaccctaaccaggtctctaacatataccatcctaactaccaggatgcaacatagcaaagcaataacataacaatgatacccgtatcacaatccgataaagggccagccttggtgccgtagaccctgtggatatagtgaggataactcacctcgcaactaccGACTGAATAGATAaactcaagctgctccgaccactgatacgatctccaacactggccaaaaccaaaactctgaactcaaaacaaaagccaacaattaccaaaatgcccttggaaatcaactggtcaacccttggtcaaagtcaaagtcaacccctgactgactctactcgccgagtcaacccgatgactcgccgagtccccatgcacagaacttccccaatccgcgactcaactcgccgagtcacctcgagactcgccgagtccaacaactctgagtcttttcatactcgactcaccgagtcatcccttgactcaccgattcacagctcaaccagaataaaggttaggacctcacgaccagactcgccgagtccaagaatagactcgccgagtccaaggctatctgcaaccaactcaccaagttcctgaccatattcatccaactcgccgagttgttcttccaactcgtcgagttccaacctatcttcaagcaactcgctgagtacacccgtgtgactcgccgagtacctctagatctggatccatacagaggctttccaagccatgcagttgatccaaaacgtagatctacccttctacaacccatccatcacgtaaactggcaaactttacatgaatccaaagagatctaagcatttacactctagggctaggatttgggacaagatggctttaccaatcactcaagaacagggactttaatgcaccctagaccttctccattccagatctgaggtagaaacctcagatctaaccccCAAACTCAAAGCATTACAAGCTATTTTTtccaaacactccaaaatgatgcataatagcccaagcaacgaaatattacctcaaaggaagctccaacagaagagattCCGTGTCTTAGAAAGGCCCCTTGCTCCAAACCttctaactctccaagatctcttccaaagTCTCTTCTTCAAGGTTCAAAAGCCCtcaaaatcactcacaaacgctccttagggttttctagacttcaagagagggtaaagaggctgggggaaaggtataatgtcctttatatagggctcatcctccgaaattagggttttctccactcagcgcctactcgctgagtccatcctgcgactcgccgagtcggccacttaacacgcgaccagagtcgcgaccctactcgccgagtccactcatggacttgccgagtttccctctcacacttacacttttagcccttcaactctacttccgatatttcgggatgttacattcggGTAATACCCaaattacccaaacccgacccgatacccgaattacccaaatttagtttgggtagggtaacgagtaatttttctaacatgaaaaacccgaattacccgaaacccgaaaaaattATCCGTTCAACACCCCTAGTCTGTTTTATTGTTTTATTGGTTTTTTTTACTTTGATGTCATGTGGGTAAGTAATCGGGTATAACCTATCAAAATTGGAGACAATGGTATTTTAGAACCAAAATTGAAAGTTGGTTTTATTATCGGATGCGATTAAAACTTAATATATGTAAGTTTGTgttagggtaaattacaccaatcgtccctCGTGCAAGTGTTAGAAAGCACGTTCAGtccctatttttaaaaattaactcgtAACATCCCTCATTTCGTTAAAAGTTGCACGCTTCATCCCTCTAGACATAAAAAGACAATTTTGCCCTTGTTTAtttcttttttgatttatttttctaTTCGCttgtaattattatttatttattgatttatttattagaaaaacttttaaaaagaaaTGGGGCCCTAAGCATACGTTCATAACTTGTCCCCctatttcttcttcaaaacaccTCTtatccaccatcaccacccacagTGGCGACTCAGACGACACCTTTGGCCGACTTCAATACTCCGACGACATCTCCGAATGACTCCACCAATCCACCCCTCCCATTTCCCCAaattcctttcttcttcttcttcttcttcttcttcttcttctttgaattCGATCGGTAATCTCTgccactctctttctctctctcacagATTgctccctttctctctctctattcACTATCCTCTTTTTAATTTCCGAAACCTCCACCTATCGCCGCAAGTACCTCCTGTAACCATCACCGGTCATCATTCAAATCTCAAAAAATGAACCCTAAACTTGTAAATCGTAGAAGAGGGAGATTCGGATTGGAGAAGCAAGCTCGGATCGAACCTAAATCTTCTCCATCGACGACTGAGACGAAAAGGGGATCACATTCCAGGAGGTGTTTGAGATGGTTTTCGGGGACTAATTTCGTGGCAGTTCTAGGCGGTTTTCATGAAGGTGAGTTTCAAAAATGGTTTTTGGTATTCAACATCAGGTTTGATTGTTAGGTGGTAGCATTTGAAGGCAACCATTTTCGAGGGTGGTGGCAGCAACGATTGTTGTTTTCGATGGTGTAGAGGTTAGAAACGGGTGGTGTGGAGGTTGGGCTCCTTGATGGGCGACCGATGTTCAGGTGAAGTGGTTCATGGTGAAGGTGGTGTTTAGGAAAAAAAAATGGTTGATGGTTCTGTGAATAAGGGAGGCTACAAAAGAAAACCACAAGACCAACGAGCAATATTTACAAACCATATGGACCAAATTCataaatgtttccataattgTCCCTCCATACAACTTTTGGCAGGACCAATAGTGTAATTTTCTCTATTAACTATATGGAATGAGAGATGATTTGTACACAATAATTTTtctacatacataacaactggtgctttaaaatgttgtacTATACAATTCAATAATGCATAAATTATTATGTATGGCAAAAAACTGTTGTATACGAATTACTTTCCATATGTAATTTCTCCTTGCAATTTGTAGGAGATTTGGTCACTAATTTGGAAAgacataagttacataaatgtCATTGTCCCAAGTGCCAGCTAAATGCATGGAGCCATGACATATACTTCCTATCTTTTAAGTTTTAACTAGACAATTGGCATACGATTCCTGATTGTTTTCCAAAAATAACTTCCTTTAACATCATCCATGTTTTGATCCAACCTATTTtaattcgaaaaaaaaaaaaatctttagcaAATATCTCTATCGCATTGTCAaaaatatacatatgttttctaGAGTTATAACATTTAAAATTTTCAGATATCGTCATATCACTATTTTCTGGTCATACAAACACTATCCCAAATAAAATGTATCAGAAAAATTATCTTGTTGTTTTTTAAGAACGATAATCATACAATATCAAAAGATTTTACACAAAATATATAGAGAAACCAATCTCTAATGGAAATGTGGAAAATATAcatatgtttttaaatgatttagaaACCGATAATCATAAATAATTTACCGAATCATGTCATCGGTTTATAAaataacaaacaaatatataatGTTATCCGGCAAATTAAAATATGAAAATTcgcaattaaaaaatataaaataaaaagtaCGGGTACTCGACGGTTTATTTGCCGGTGTTTTCTGGGTATTATTGTCATTTCGGCAAAAAGCTGTTCCGACGTGGCAACCCACTCCGTTAGTATATTCGGCGGAGAAAACATCTCGTGTCATACACGCACCATGTTATCGGTGTCCCACTATCTCACAAACTCATCTCAGCCGTTGATCTTGCAGAAAAAAAGGGTCATATTCTGTTTGACATGGTCCCATCGTTGAAACTTATGGACAAATATTGAATTGTCCAGCTCACCTGATTTCACTCACCCCCTTCATCCTCTTCGTTACAAAATCTGCGTATATACATTCAAATATCGATAAGAAAATATATTTCCAACATCTGTGTGTATCATATATATCTGTATGCGATATTCTCTTGGATTTCTGAATCAAATTCGTTTTATCCTTCTCCATTCTGATTCATTGGTTGATATTATTGCTGCTTGCGAACCTAGATTCTCGCTGCAATGGCGGTCGTTTGAAGTTTTTGATCGCGGTTTTTGATAATCGTTCGTCTGGAGTTACAAAAGTAAGGGTTTGAGGAATTAATAGAAACGCAAACATGTTTGACGCAATATTAAGAAGCAAGTTTTACTCGAAATGGTAAGCAATTCTCTCACGGAGttatttttttgtgatttttctcGTTCAAATCTGTTCGTATTTGATTTGTTTTCGTGTATTGTTTGTTTGCGATATCAGCAAGTCAGAAATCAAGATGACAAGAAGGAGAATTGAGATTATAAAGAGAAAGAGGAACGCAATGCAGAAGTTTCTGAGGAACGATGTTGCTGATCTTCTTAAGAATGGTCTTGATTCCAATGCCTATGGCAGGGTAATTACTTCTTTAACTTTCTTGATCTTCTTGTATTCTCTTTTTAGTTTGAAAATAAAAATGGATTGATGTAATTAATTTAAGGTTTATGACAATCAGCACCATTGAATACAATCATCCTCTGTTAATGCACCATTTGAATTTGATACAACATAAATAGATTGATTTCACATCCGAAGAGTTTGTGGCTGTTTGATTTTAGAAATTTTAGAACATGGCATTAACTTGCATCTGATAGGAGTCTTGATTGCATAAACAAGCATTTATTCGGATACTTGATTGTGTAAGAGATGTTTTGCTATTTCTAAAAAGCATATAATTCAAGGATGATAGCGTAAGAACAGCTGGGAATATATGTGTACCATACTTGACAAGAATTATGATTCCATTAAATTATGTCTAAggtataaaaatatgtatttgtgGGTCCAAAATGTGAATTTATCTATCTGTTTGATTTCATTAGGATGATGACCTCTTTAGTATGATAAAAACTGATTTATCAACATAAAACATTAGATTAAATTTGGATGTAGATTAGGCAGGTTTATGACTAAGGTTCATGTGATAACTTAGATATATAAATTGATCATTTATGCCTTTTACTAATGAAACTCTACTTTTAAAGATTCTTTTATTCTCAAAAGACTTCTATTCAAATATTAAATGTAAGCATTTAAACTTTTAGGTTGTGATGTGATTGAGTTCTTTAAAGATCCTTTTATTCTCTAAATAATCTCAAAAAGACTTCTCTTTAAAGATTCTTTTGTTCTAATGAAAACTTTACTTGATGGAAACAGGTTGAACAGTTATATGTTGACCAAAATCTGTCATCATGTTATGAATTTGTCGAACAATCATGCTTGCTCATTCTAAATCATCTCTCAGCCATGGATAAGCAAAAGTAAACTAGTAaactttttcatatttattacTTATAAAGGTTcatgtaatattaaaaaaaaaaattaacaaattaattctTCATGATCTATAGGGAATGCCCAGAGGAATGCAAGGAATCTATCTCAACTTTGATGTTTGCTGCTGCAAGATTTGCCGATTTGCCAGAATTGCGTGAACTCAGAAGTTTATTTGCTGAAAGATATGGAAATTCTCTTGAACCTTATGTCAACAAAGAGGTGCTTACTACATCTAcataatcaaaaacatgttttttttttattaattctttTGATCAAGTAAAAGTAAAAGGGAAAGAATTATGTTGTTATTAGTTTGTGAAGAACTTGAAGGCAGAGACTCCTAGTGAGGACATAAAGCAGGTAATGATGCTAGAGATTACACTGGAATATGGTAtagaatgggttccaaaggcttcAGAACATAAATTATACAAACCACCTCAGTTTGTACAGGTAAACCATTTTCTGATTTTCTTCTAACTGTTAAAcattattgttattatattttttaagaaAATTAATAAGACATATGTTTTGGTTTTTGCAGGATTCGTGTGAAAATGTGAATGAAAGAAACAAACAATTACCTAAACTTCATCATCAAAATGGGGTTGAAACAACAGAAAAGAAGCAAAGTAAAGTTGCAAAAAAGGAGCATACAGTTGAAAATGAATTCCCATACAAATACAAATCTTGGGCTGAAGCTGAAGTTGAAACGAAAAATAACAATAAGCAGAGGACTGGAAACAGTTTGCCTTACAAGTCAAGGGGTGAAGTTGTAAAGAAAGAGAAAGAGGAGGAGGTGAAAGTCAAACATTCCCCTTATTGGTCAAGTACaagtagtagtagtagaagtaGTTGTTCCACAATTAGCCAAGATGATAATAgtagcagcagcagtagtagtagTGCTTCTGAGGATGGAGGAGGAGTTTATGATGCATCAAAATCATCATTGCCTCCTTACTTGAAACCAGATAAGTATACCCAAAAAAGTGCTTCTAAGGGTACATGTACATTAAGGTCAGTGGGCCCTCCTTACGTTAAAACAGAAGCGGCAACGAATTCAAATGCTACACTTACTACACCTCCTAAGCAGCAGCCATCAGTACCAAGATCAATGAGGGTTCGAAGACCATTACAGGCAGTGTCAGGCTCTCATGGCCACAATGAAATTTCAAAAGAAACACCAACATCCAAAGTTtcatatgatgatgaagaagaggaagagaatAATAAAAGAATCAGGGAGAGAAAGACATTGAACAAATTAGGTTGTGATTTTAGACAATCAGCTCATGCTCCGACACGGATAACTTCACTTCCTGTTGAGGTGGAATCTTTGGAAACAGAGGAAACTAAAAAAGGGCTTGCGAGGGCAGTTACGGATTTGAGTCAAGGCCATGGACATGGACATGTGCATCCTAAACTTCCTGATTATGATGATTTTGTAGCAAGATTAGCGGCTTTTAGAGCCACCAATACTACTTCATAGTCCATACAAGTTTTGTGTAGATTGGTttggttatgtgatatgtgtaatgtgtttgttGGTGGGTCAATTAGTATCAGCGTCTTGCTGTTGACTTTGCTAGGATTAGACTAGAGAGTTGTAATACTACGATGTTCAAACTGTTACGAGTATatgaaatttattaatttttcagCTGCATATGGTATATGGATCCGAAGTTCTTTAAAACTATTTGACCCACCAACGAACCCCAAAAGTAGCGTTTATTAAAAAGATTAAAACAACTTGATCCGATATAGACAAATATATTATCAAAAGCAGGATTACTTAAAGTCATAATGCTTCTGCGTGGCTTTCAATCAACAATCCGTTGTAGTCTAGTTGGTTAGGA
The genomic region above belongs to Lactuca sativa cultivar Salinas chromosome 4, Lsat_Salinas_v11, whole genome shotgun sequence and contains:
- the LOC111886762 gene encoding uncharacterized protein LOC111886762; translation: MFDAILRSKFYSKCKSEIKMTRRRIEIIKRKRNAMQKFLRNDVADLLKNGLDSNAYGRVEQLYVDQNLSSCYEFVEQSCLLILNHLSAMDKQKECPEECKESISTLMFAAARFADLPELRELRSLFAERYGNSLEPYVNKEFVKNLKAETPSEDIKQVMMLEITLEYGIEWVPKASEHKLYKPPQFVQDSCENVNERNKQLPKLHHQNGVETTEKKQSKVAKKEHTVENEFPYKYKSWAEAEVETKNNNKQRTGNSLPYKSRGEVVKKEKEEEVKVKHSPYWSSTSSSSRSSCSTISQDDNSSSSSSSSASEDGGGVYDASKSSLPPYLKPDKYTQKSASKGTCTLRSVGPPYVKTEAATNSNATLTTPPKQQPSVPRSMRVRRPLQAVSGSHGHNEISKETPTSKVSYDDEEEEENNKRIRERKTLNKLGCDFRQSAHAPTRITSLPVEVESLETEETKKGLARAVTDLSQGHGHGHVHPKLPDYDDFVARLAAFRATNTTS